The stretch of DNA CCTGATCAAATCCACTGTATATCCCACCGTTGTTAACCACGACAATTACAATGGGCAGCTTGTAGCGGACCATTGTCTCAATTTCCATTCCCGAGAAACCAAATGCTGAATCTCCCTCCACACAAATGACCTTTTTCCCAGGAATGTAGTCTCTGCAGAACAATGCTGCAGCAATTGCGAATCCTGGCCCAACACCCATTGTACCGAAAGTTCCTGCATCTAGGCGGTGTCTGGCCAGCGAATTGTGCAGCATTGTTCTTCCGATGTCCATCGTGTTGGCACCTTCACTAACGATGATAGCATCTTTAGGAATGATTTCTTGAAGATGATGGAAAACAGCATAATAGTTCAGTGGAGTACTGATGTCTAACGCCATTTTGGACACTGTCTTCTGGTTTTTGGAGCACTGCTCCCTCAGAGCCTTCCACCAGTCCTTTTCTCTCGTGAACGTGAACctcttttgtgcaattttcataaagagTGCATCCACAAATGGTACAATGTCTGTTTGTACTGCAATATGACTACGGATGCTGTTGTGCATCTCTTCAGGGCACAGATCCGCCTGAATGACCTTCACGTCATTCGAAAATCTCGGTGATCGTCCAAAATGGAGGATCCAGTTGAGACGAGCGCCCAAGAGGAGGATTACATCAGCCTTCTGCAGTGCCATTGTACGAGCTGAAGCGACACACTGTGGGGATGTATCCGGTACAACACCTTTCCCCATTGGTGTTGCAAGAAATGGCAGATTGGTATTTTGAATAAGCTTTCGAATACCATTTTCAGCCCTTGCATACGCTGCTCCCTTTCCGATGATCACGAGAGGACGTTTTGCAAGTGCTAGCAAATTTGCAGCTTCCTGCACAAGCTTCATGTCTGGATGACACAATGGTGGTTCTGGATGCACGTAGTAATCAACAGCAGTCATTGGGACTTTAGCTTGAAGAATATTACCCGGGAAATCGAGATAGGAAACACCTGGACGTCCGTATGTGGCCAAACGAACAGCCTTTTCGACATGCTGGGCAATAAGGAGTGCACTATGGGGTCTGGCGGCATATTTACAGTATGGACGACTGAGTTCCACCTGTGGGCATTCCTGGAAACCCCCAATACCTTCGTGATCTACCGACGTGGCTCCCCCAATGACAACCAATGGCCAGCAATTTATCTGTGCATTTGCCATTCCGCCGTAACAGTGCAACAGCCCAGGTCCCGAGACCACTAGAACCACTCCAGGTTTTCCGGTGAGATAGCCAATAGCTTGAGCCGCATAGCATGCTGCCTGCTCATTCCTCATCCCAATGTATTTTAATCCAGCGCTCTGCATCGCCATTGAGAGCTCAATGACGGGAATCCCAATAATCCCGAAAACATATTCAACGCcctggaaaaatatatttttcagtgaaattttgAAAGTCCCTCTTGACCTTTGTACAGAGGCCAAGAGCTTATCTTCCAGAAAAAGAGAATTGTCACCTGCTTTTTCAGCGACTCCGCAAGAATCGTATTTCCATCCACTTCCGACATGTCTCACAGTAGaactattaattaataaagaatcttgcagtcttcttttatttataaattttttttcctccacagaTAAGCAAATTAAATCTCGCTTTTTGCTGATatcaataaaagtttaatgTAGGTAGTTTTAATGTAGTTAACACTCGcgatatttttcaacattctGACGTTATCTCGCGGGATAACGTCATTTTCTAacgtaaattttaaatttaaatataaatattttcggttgagaattttctgtattttcaaatcaattttcctctttggAAATCATTTTCCGAATTTCCGGCTTctgtggaatttatttttgtcgcTTTTGTCTTTTTAGAAacgattttttgaaattatgtTTTAGCATCACCATATTTAATGCCACGTCCTTTCCTGAGCAcggaaaatctaattttcccTTGAAAATTTGCCGGAAAACGTaagtaaattgcaaaagaactgACAGTGCGGTGCGATACgttaacaaaattttttgagagagcttttgtcgctattttaaattctaaagctGTGCTTGCGGAGTGCTTGCAAAAGCTTTGATGAATAAGCTTATATTATAATAGATTACATTTAATAATAATCCTAGTTTTTGGGTCTtcggaaaaaaacatttaacgttaaatcataaaattttaatatatacgtaaatttcatttttccggtacttttttaacataaaagaTTTAAGAAGGACTTAATGTAACATCTATTTTATTACACCAGAAAAATGCTGTTAAATTaacctttttatttaaagttaacTTTAATGCTAATTCGTTTTTTAAATCCCATAGTTAAGAAGTTGCAAAAACATACAAATAAAGTGAGTCATAACCACTGATCATGATCACCTATTGCGACcgacataaatcataaaaagaaTATAGCCAATTCAATTGTCTGAAACCTATTTGTGGatccttttaaataatttgcgaTAATGCAATTTACGCCACTTGAGCAAATATTAACACCTCAActatgtacattatgtattaaacgtaaaaatattttcatgggaaatccattatcatttttttctgctggtttctcctccactttttttgtatcttaTGTGTGCCACAATTTTAGACACAATCAGTTGATTTTGACGAGGCATTGCGATCACTTTTATCACGCCAATTTCTCTCACAtagttgttctttttttctgcccgAACGTCAATGAAACTTTAATCTGCACAAAGTAAACCAATAACATCGggaattgatggaaaattattttatacatcCCCATATAGTCATTTCACCTGTAAACGCTATATTTATGAGAAGCACATAAAAGTGTTCTGTCGCGCTTTTTTGCAAGTCTTTTTTTATCGTATTGTCGTGAGTGCGAATGAAGATGGAAAAAAGAGCCGTGGATCGTTATCATTTATCATATAATCAAGCACAATAATATGGCTCATCATTAAGCTCCAAATTTATTATAGTATCTGTTGACTGCTGTTTCATTTAGTTCATCGCGGTAGTTCGTGCTAATTGTATCTCCTGTGTTTCCCTCCACCTTAAAAAATTGCGGACTAGGTGGTATTTGCGGTAACTGTCGCTAAAGTGTCGTGATTAAAAAGTCATTCAGTCGGAAATTCGCATTGAAACTCTGGAAAAATTCCAGGGGATGCAAGTTGTGGTGCTCAAGGAAAATTAGttaatcttctttttatacCATTTAGACTTAATTAGCAACTACATGCAATATGGTTGAAATTAATGCCTTTCTTGCGAGAGTTTTCAGTGAGtaacttttacattttgagtctttaaatttctctcaaaaaatatccttttactgcaaattaatttactggCGGATATGGACcttataaataatattgaaacGTATTTGTTCagtgaaataataaaagttgaaattcacgtgagaattattttgcaaagtcagaatatttaataaatgtttttgattgatattttgatttaaaaattactgtattgaattatgaaaatcttttatattcaGCAAAGAATCTACCTGTATAATTTTGGTTTGTTTTGTGTTGTGCAAATCATGCAAAAGTTTATCAGAAAACTATGTAGTGGCAATTTCATGGTCATATAAAGTATTTATTATCATCTATTTATTGGTTGTGTAAGAGATAACAAGTggatatataataaatatttttttttattagaaatgtGTTGATTTGaagcaaaataaatctcaaatatttttatttgaagtattttatGGTGTAGGAGCGCATTGACCAATTCGAGAAGAGAGCCCTCTCGACGGTCAAATGTAACCCTCTCCTCTCCctaaattcctctctctccaATAACGGTGCTGAGGACTGCAGCTCAACTGAGAAAGATCAGTTGGGCTGATGCTGTGAGAGTGAACGCATGCGACCGCACGCTGTGTTCCTCTCCAGCGTGAAAAAGGGCGACAGTCCCAGCCCGTGCGTGCGTGAGTGTGTGCGTGTGCgcgtgaattaaattaaacgctTACATTTCAGAAGTGGGATTGATTCCCATGTTCGCGGAAAAGTGGTGTGTTTTCCGGTGAGAAAAGTGCCGAAAAGAGTGAGACAAAATGGCGGCCGTAcgaattccaagaaattgaatggaattttgGCTTAAAAATGCCATTAAGTGAACTGTGTGACTGTTGTGGGCCACGAAAGGCAGCACACAACTCCATGAAGTGATTTCCGCGGGTGGATTTCACGTGGAAATGCACCTATTGTTGCGAATTGGAAGCGGAGCAAGGAAACCATGCCGTCAGGATTGCACATCTGGGAGTATTTCAAGTGCCTCCGGAGGAGCTCAAAAACCAGAATTGGGTGCTCAGAGGAATGCGGAAAGGTGTTTTGGCACTATAAACGTGCCAGAATGTGCAATAAAGATGCACGAAAAGGTCATTCTAGAGTCGGAGATCAATGGGAATTCATACAATGGGGACACGTAGCACCAAAATGTGACGTCGGGATGATGAGATGAGAAGTCTCCAACACATGAGACACGTGATCGCTTGTGTTTGATGTTCTCTTCACAGCTGTTCCGGACTTCGGAGGATCCTTAAGTGTGCTCAACAGAAGACTGCGGATGGATTGATTGAGCAAGATTTACGTGCGGAGGACCGCTGGCGTCACCTTAATGAGCTCCTCTGTGGTTCCAGCATCAAAAATGTACCAGGAGAAGCAGTGCCGCTGCAGTAAAGGACCACCTGACGTCGGAAATGAATGGGAGGTTCCACGGAGACCTAAGTTGTCTGTAATCGATGTGCGGTGTCGCATTATTAAGATCAACGGCGCCAGGTAGTTAAGCGAATTCCATCAAAGTGGAGTGGCAGTCTCAGAAGGATGAATATTCCGAGTCCTTGAGTTTCTCTCAGGGGTTGCCGTTCTCATAAAGTCTGACGAGATGATCCCTGGGAAATGGACGGTGTGAACGATGAAAGTTGAGGATTGCAGCtaaattgagagagaaattgcgGCTTCTGTGATGTCCAGAATCGCTGTGCTGTTGTACCAACGGTGCGGAATGCAAAATTCACGAAAGAATGTCATCAGTGGAAAATTTCGAGAATCTATCGCAATAGAGAAGTATAAGTGTGAATGTTTGAATGAATGTGGGGCCCCAGTGTGACTGAAAGTGTGAATTAAAGTTATGAGAGCCTCCTGAGTGTGCCTTCCGGGAGTCACTTAATGTGTGATGTATGTGATGTAATCTTCCGAATAGTGATTGCTCTCCGCTTTAGTTTTGTCTTTCAGGAAAACGGAGGACATCCCGTGTGAAGGTAACAAAGGGCGTAGTGGCTACGGGGCGAGGGGCACTTCCAAATGCTCTGGAAGTAATACAGCGATTCTGTGGAAGATGTTGAGATGCTCGCACGTAAGATGAACTTCAGGAACGGACAGCAATGGCGCGATTGGTTCTCAAAGCTGCTGGGAAAGATGAATCGCTGTGTGGGAGGTGAAAAGTGGTATTTTTCACAAACTAATGCTACGTGATTTGGAAAGACGGCGAATAATATTAGGAAAACCTACCGCTGGATTATTTAAGCAGCCTCATTTCGTGAAAATAAGAGTGGATTCCCTCTTGGCCATAAAAGAAGTGAAGCACCAGAAAAGCAATTCCATGGGAAGTATCGGTTTGGTGT from Lutzomyia longipalpis isolate SR_M1_2022 chromosome 1, ASM2433408v1 encodes:
- the LOC129797288 gene encoding 2-hydroxyacyl-CoA lyase 1 — encoded protein: MSEVDGNTILAESLKKQGVEYVFGIIGIPVIELSMAMQSAGLKYIGMRNEQAACYAAQAIGYLTGKPGVVLVVSGPGLLHCYGGMANAQINCWPLVVIGGATSVDHEGIGGFQECPQVELSRPYCKYAARPHSALLIAQHVEKAVRLATYGRPGVSYLDFPGNILQAKVPMTAVDYYVHPEPPLCHPDMKLVQEAANLLALAKRPLVIIGKGAAYARAENGIRKLIQNTNLPFLATPMGKGVVPDTSPQCVASARTMALQKADVILLLGARLNWILHFGRSPRFSNDVKVIQADLCPEEMHNSIRSHIAVQTDIVPFVDALFMKIAQKRFTFTREKDWWKALREQCSKNQKTVSKMALDISTPLNYYAVFHHLQEIIPKDAIIVSEGANTMDIGRTMLHNSLARHRLDAGTFGTMGVGPGFAIAAALFCRDYIPGKKVICVEGDSAFGFSGMEIETMVRYKLPIVIVVVNNGGIYSGFDQESYDTIRSDGDLAQVTPPMALTVETHYENMMGMFNQKGYFVRQIPELQKAVKESLTLVDKPTIINVIISPSAERKQQAFGWLTESKL